The proteins below are encoded in one region of Megalops cyprinoides isolate fMegCyp1 chromosome 14, fMegCyp1.pri, whole genome shotgun sequence:
- the LOC118789050 gene encoding LIM and senescent cell antigen-like-containing domain protein 1 isoform X2: MLGVADMTGSNMANALANAICERCKSGFAPAEKIVNSNGELYHEPCFVCAQCFQQFPEGLFYEFEGRKYCEHDFQMLFAPCCHQCGEFIIGRVIKAMNNSWHPDCFCCDICQAVLADVGFVKNAGRHLCRPCHNREKARGLGKYICQKCHAIIDEQPLIFKNDPYHPDHFNCSNCGKELTADARELKGELYCLPCHDKMGVPICGACRRPIEGRVVNAMGKQWHVEHFVCAKCEKPFLGHRHYERKGLAYCETHYNQLFGDVCYHCNRVIEGDVVSALNKAWCVNCFACSTCNTKLTLKNKFVEFDMKPVCKKCYEKFPLELKKRLKKLSGTAGRK, translated from the exons CAACATGGCAAATGCCCTGGCAAATGCCATCTGTGAGCGCTGCAAGAGTGGCTTCGCCCCAGCAGAGAAAATTGTCAACAGCAATGGGGAGCTGTACCATGAGCCGTGCTTTGTGTGTGCCCAGTGCTTTCAGCAGTTCCCTGAAGGACTCTTCTACGAG TTTGAGGGCAGGAAGTACTGTGAGCATGATTTCCAGATGCTGTTtgccccctgctgtcaccaGTGTG GGGAATTCATCATCGGCCGTGTCATCAAGGCCATGAACAACAGCTGGCACCCCGACTGCTTCTGTTGTGATATCTGCCAGGCGGTCCTGGCTGACGTGGGCTTCGTCAAGAACGCCGGCAG ACACTTGTGTCGCCCGTGCCATAACCGGGAGAAGGCAAGGGGCCTCGGGAAGTACATCTGCCAGAAGTGCCACGCCATCATCGATGAGCAGCCTCTCATCTTCAAGAACGACCCCTACCACCCCGACCACTTCAACTGCAGTAACTGCGG TAAGGAGCTGACAGCAGATGCCAGAGAGCTGAAAGGCGAGCTGTACTGCCTGCCCTGCCATGATAAAATGGGTGTGCCCATCTGCGGGGCCTGCCGTAGACCCATCGAGGGGCGCGTAGTCAATGCCATGGGCAAGCAGTGGCACGTAGAG cattttgtgtgtgcCAAGTGTGAAAAGCCTTTCCTGGGACACCGTCACTATGAGAGGAAGGGGCTGGCCTATTGTGAGACGCACTACAACCAG CTCTTTGGAGATGTTTGCTACCACTGCAACCGTGTAATCGAAGGAGATG TGGTGTCGGCCCTGAATAAGGCCTGGTGTGTCAACTGCTTTGCCTGTTCTACCTGCAACACAAAGCTGACCCTCAA GAATAAGTTTGTGGAGTTTGACATGAAGCCGGTCTGTAAGAAATGCTACGAGAAGTTCCCCCTGGAGCTGAAGAAGAGGCTGAAGAAACTGTCAGGGACAGCGGGACGCAAGTAG
- the LOC118789050 gene encoding LIM and senescent cell antigen-like-containing domain protein 1 isoform X1 translates to MCTVRLKELSKSDLYRRRQEAPDGCACDSLEDRLSNMANALANAICERCKSGFAPAEKIVNSNGELYHEPCFVCAQCFQQFPEGLFYEFEGRKYCEHDFQMLFAPCCHQCGEFIIGRVIKAMNNSWHPDCFCCDICQAVLADVGFVKNAGRHLCRPCHNREKARGLGKYICQKCHAIIDEQPLIFKNDPYHPDHFNCSNCGKELTADARELKGELYCLPCHDKMGVPICGACRRPIEGRVVNAMGKQWHVEHFVCAKCEKPFLGHRHYERKGLAYCETHYNQLFGDVCYHCNRVIEGDVVSALNKAWCVNCFACSTCNTKLTLKNKFVEFDMKPVCKKCYEKFPLELKKRLKKLSGTAGRK, encoded by the exons CAACATGGCAAATGCCCTGGCAAATGCCATCTGTGAGCGCTGCAAGAGTGGCTTCGCCCCAGCAGAGAAAATTGTCAACAGCAATGGGGAGCTGTACCATGAGCCGTGCTTTGTGTGTGCCCAGTGCTTTCAGCAGTTCCCTGAAGGACTCTTCTACGAG TTTGAGGGCAGGAAGTACTGTGAGCATGATTTCCAGATGCTGTTtgccccctgctgtcaccaGTGTG GGGAATTCATCATCGGCCGTGTCATCAAGGCCATGAACAACAGCTGGCACCCCGACTGCTTCTGTTGTGATATCTGCCAGGCGGTCCTGGCTGACGTGGGCTTCGTCAAGAACGCCGGCAG ACACTTGTGTCGCCCGTGCCATAACCGGGAGAAGGCAAGGGGCCTCGGGAAGTACATCTGCCAGAAGTGCCACGCCATCATCGATGAGCAGCCTCTCATCTTCAAGAACGACCCCTACCACCCCGACCACTTCAACTGCAGTAACTGCGG TAAGGAGCTGACAGCAGATGCCAGAGAGCTGAAAGGCGAGCTGTACTGCCTGCCCTGCCATGATAAAATGGGTGTGCCCATCTGCGGGGCCTGCCGTAGACCCATCGAGGGGCGCGTAGTCAATGCCATGGGCAAGCAGTGGCACGTAGAG cattttgtgtgtgcCAAGTGTGAAAAGCCTTTCCTGGGACACCGTCACTATGAGAGGAAGGGGCTGGCCTATTGTGAGACGCACTACAACCAG CTCTTTGGAGATGTTTGCTACCACTGCAACCGTGTAATCGAAGGAGATG TGGTGTCGGCCCTGAATAAGGCCTGGTGTGTCAACTGCTTTGCCTGTTCTACCTGCAACACAAAGCTGACCCTCAA GAATAAGTTTGTGGAGTTTGACATGAAGCCGGTCTGTAAGAAATGCTACGAGAAGTTCCCCCTGGAGCTGAAGAAGAGGCTGAAGAAACTGTCAGGGACAGCGGGACGCAAGTAG
- the LOC118789415 gene encoding tumor necrosis factor receptor superfamily member EDAR-like — translation MTQRGDHKQSCFLSFLLVSTLPLPLLRAEYSSCGENEFYNQTSGSCKPCPQCQPGQEPYMNCGYGIKDEDYDCVPCPAGKFSKGKYEICRRHKDCDALYRATVLTPGTPESDAECGPCLPGYYILENRPRNIYGMVCHSCQNAPRNTKECMRGTSISSGHAPSASSTSATIFPQPHKDPTGQGHLATALIIAMSTIFIMAIAIVLIIMFYILKAKPNGQACCTGQVVKEVEAQTNNQEDKKEAQDSVTIFTEKDEFDKLKPTPPKTVKSENDASSENEQLLSRSIDSDEEAALEKQGAADLCLLSLVHLTRDKTCSSTNSNSSKSTGIQSRRKKIMDLYAKACNIAEGLSPTELPFDCLEKTSRMLSSTYNTDKAVVKTWRHLAESFGLKRDEIGGMTDGMQLFDRISTAGYSIPDLLTKLVQIERLDAVESLCTDILGGPEGAPPTSPALSSRCASV, via the exons GTATCcactctgcccctgcccctgctgaGGGCGGAGTATTCCAGCTGTGGGGAGAATGAGTTCTACAACCAGACCAGCGGAAGCTGCAAGCCATGTCCCCAGTGCCAACCGGGTCAGGAGCCTTACATG AACTGTGGCTATGGTATCAAAGATGAAGACTACGACTGTGTGCCATGTCCAGCGGGGAAGTTCTCCAAGGGCAAATATGAGATCTGCAGGCGTCACAAGGACTGTGACGCCCTTTACCGGGCCACTGTGCTGACCCCGGGCACCCCAGAGAGTGATGCTGAATGTGGACCCTGTCTGCCAGG ATATTACATCCTGGAGAACCGCCCTCGGAACATCTATGGGATGGTGTGTCATTCCTGTCAGAATGCCCCTAGGAACACCaaagagt GCATGCGTGGCACATCCATCTCTTCAGGACACGCCCCCAGTGCCTCCTCTACCAGTGCCACCATATTCCCACAACCACACAAAG ATCCCACTGGACAGGGGCACTTGGCAACAGCCCTCATTATCGCCATGTCAACCATCTTTATCATGGCGATCGCCATAGTGCTGATCATTATGTTCTACATTCTAAAGGCCAAGCCAAATGGCCAAG CGTGCTGCACTGGTCAAGTAGTGAAAGAAGTCGAAGCACAGACCAACAATCAGGAAGACAAGAAAGAAGCCCAAG ATAGTGTAACAATCTTCACAGAGAAGGATGAATTTGACAAACTCAAACCCACTCCGCCAAAGACAGTGAAAAG TGAGAACGACGCTTCCTCAGAGAATGAGCAGCTGCTCAGCCGTAGCATTGACAGCGATGAGGAGGCCGCATTAGAGAAGCAGGGAGCTGCTGACCTGTGCCTGCTGTCTCTGGTCCACCTCACCCGAGACAAGACCTGCTCTTCcaccaacagcaacagcagcaagtCTACTGGG ATTCAGAGTCGAAGGAAAAAGATCATGGATCTTTATGCAAAAGCTTGCAACATTGCAGAGG GCCTGAGCCCCACGGAGCTGCCCTTTGATTGCCTGGAGAAGACCAGCCGCATGCTGAGCTCAACCTACAACACCGACAAGGCAGTGGTGAAAACATGGCGCCACCTGGCAGAGAGCTTCGGCCTGAAGCGGGACGAGATCGGCGGCATGACGGACGGCATGCAGCTGTTCGACCGCATCAGCACGGCTGGATACAGCATCCCGGACCTGCTTACCAAGCTGGTGCAGATCGAGCGCCTGGACGCTGTTGAGTCTCTGTGCACGGACATCCTGGGCGGGCCCGAGGGAGCTCCGCCCACCTCCCCCGCCCTCTCATCCCGATGCGCCAGTGTCTGA